The Oreochromis niloticus isolate F11D_XX linkage group LG2, O_niloticus_UMD_NMBU, whole genome shotgun sequence genome includes a region encoding these proteins:
- the selenot2 gene encoding selenoprotein T2, which produces MKKTTAIMAEYSQTGLLAALLLFTALTLRDIYVGRSSSQSGHQPPDNSAVFPDTEPRKPAKAAIYSGPVLRFQYCISUGYSKVFQDYSQAISQVYPDIRIQGENYPPTAFNRCVAQLISYLKLLSILVIVSGQNPFLLLHLQTPPAWTWSQNNKIFSCLMAFFLCNMMETHFLSTGAFEVTLNDVPLWSKLQSGYVPNIQEMFQILDNHMKMNQVDHMTFTST; this is translated from the exons ATGAAGAAGACTACTGCAATCATGGCGGAGTACAGCCAGACTGGCCTTCTGGCGGCTCTGCTCCTCTTCACGGCGCTCACCCTCCGGGACATTTATGTTGGAAGGTCGAGCTCGCAGAGTGGGCACCAACCGCCCGACAACTCGGCCGTCTTCCCGGACACGGAACCGCGAAAGCCCGCTAAGGCGGCGATCTACAGCGGCCCCGTACTGCGGTTCCAGTACTG TATCTCCTGAGGTTACAGTAAAGTCTTCCAGGATTACTCTCAGGCCATCAGCCAGGTGTACCCGGACATCCGCATCCAGGGCGAGAACTACCCTCCCACTGCCTTCAACAG GTGTGTGGCTCAGCTGATCTCGTACCTGAAGCTGCTCTCCATTTTGGTTATCGTCAGTGGTCAGAACCCCTTCTTGCTTCTCCACCTCCAGACGCCACCTGCCTGGACCTGGAGTCAGAACAACAAG ATCTTCTCCTGCCTCATGGCCTTCTTCCTCTGTAACATGATGGAGACTCACTTCCTGTCCACTGGAGCCTTTGAGGTCACACTAAATG ATGTGCCCCTGTGGTCGAAGCTTCAGTCTGGTTACGTCCCGAACATCCAGGAAATGTTTCAGATCCTCGACAACCACATGAAGATGAACCAGGTGGATCACATGACCTTCACCTCCACTTAG